The Pygocentrus nattereri isolate fPygNat1 chromosome 2, fPygNat1.pri, whole genome shotgun sequence genome has a window encoding:
- the LOC108440849 gene encoding uncharacterized protein LOC108440849 isoform X1: MYYLKSLPMIPLYVCFAVITCGLSNIDIQCVDGMNYIQSGQNVHLNCAFATFNAITSAWLKQTPGEKLLLIASAYRSTPVKFHNNFDKNSRFNVEREKSSFTLRISNAEPSDSATYYCIAADYSDTALLHCTVLVLKGSSSSVSAVLQPLVSDPVELGGDTTLQCSILTDASAGDHSVYWFRHGSGESHPGIIYTHGNRSDECKKSSETDSPTQSCVYKLPKRNLSLSDAGTYYCAVLMCGEILFGNGTKLDFAENIVLDPTLLVLAMSNIISVALVLFLCIKSHNRFHKETAESHTVQAYQAEDTDALNYAALSFAQSSSSRRSRIKNSSDQPVYTQVNTHQ, translated from the exons ATGTATTACTTGAAGAGTTTGCCAATGATTCCATTGTATGTATGTTTTGCTGTCATCACCT GTGGCCTTTCAAACATTGACATTCAATGTGTAGATGGGATGAACTACATTCAGAGTGGGCAAAATGTTCATCTGAATTGTGCTTTTGCAACTTTTAATGCAATAACGTCTGCATGGCTCAAACAGACTCCAGGAGAAAAGCTTCTTCTCATTGCTTCTGCTTATCGTTCTacaccagttaaatttcacaataATTTTGACAAGAACAGCCGCTTTAatgtagaaagagaaaaaagcagtTTTACTCTGAGGATCTCAAATGCAGAACCATCTGATTCAGCTACATATTACTGCATAGCTGCAGATTATTCAGACACTGCATTACTACACTGTACAGTTTTAGTGCTCAAGG GTTCATCTTCAAGCGTCTCTGCTGTTCTCCAGCCTCTTGTATCAGATCCTGTTGAACTGGGAGGAGATACAACTTTGCAGTGTTCAATACTCACAGATGCGTCTGCAGGAGATCACAGTGTGTACTGGTTCAGACATGGATCAGGAGAATCTCATCCaggaatcatttacactcatggaAACAGGAGTGATGAGTGTAAGAAAAGCTCTGAGACTGATTCTCCTACACAGAGCTGCGTCTACAAACTCCCCAAGAGAaacctcagcctctctgatgctggaacttactactgtgcTGTGCTCATGTGTGGAGAGATACTCTTTGGGAACGGAACTAAACTGGACTTTGCAG AGAACATTGTTTTGGACCCAACTCTTCTGGTTTTAGCCATGTCAAACATCATATCTGTGGCTTTGgttttgtttctttgcataaaatcacacaacCGTTTTCATAAAG AAACTGCTGAAAGTCACACAGTTCAAGCATATCAG GCTGAAGACACTGACGCTTTGAACTATGCAGCTCTAAGCTTTGCTCAGTCGTCCTCCTCAAGAAGAagcagaataaagaacagcagtGATCAGCCTGTGTACACACAGGTAAACACCCATCAGTAG
- the LOC108440849 gene encoding uncharacterized protein LOC108440849 isoform X2, whose product MYVLLSSPVGGLSNIDIQCVDGMNYIQSGQNVHLNCAFATFNAITSAWLKQTPGEKLLLIASAYRSTPVKFHNNFDKNSRFNVEREKSSFTLRISNAEPSDSATYYCIAADYSDTALLHCTVLVLKGSSSSVSAVLQPLVSDPVELGGDTTLQCSILTDASAGDHSVYWFRHGSGESHPGIIYTHGNRSDECKKSSETDSPTQSCVYKLPKRNLSLSDAGTYYCAVLMCGEILFGNGTKLDFAENIVLDPTLLVLAMSNIISVALVLFLCIKSHNRFHKETAESHTVQAYQAEDTDALNYAALSFAQSSSSRRSRIKNSSDQPVYTQVNTHQ is encoded by the exons ATGTATGTTTTGCTGTCATCACCTGTAG GTGGCCTTTCAAACATTGACATTCAATGTGTAGATGGGATGAACTACATTCAGAGTGGGCAAAATGTTCATCTGAATTGTGCTTTTGCAACTTTTAATGCAATAACGTCTGCATGGCTCAAACAGACTCCAGGAGAAAAGCTTCTTCTCATTGCTTCTGCTTATCGTTCTacaccagttaaatttcacaataATTTTGACAAGAACAGCCGCTTTAatgtagaaagagaaaaaagcagtTTTACTCTGAGGATCTCAAATGCAGAACCATCTGATTCAGCTACATATTACTGCATAGCTGCAGATTATTCAGACACTGCATTACTACACTGTACAGTTTTAGTGCTCAAGG GTTCATCTTCAAGCGTCTCTGCTGTTCTCCAGCCTCTTGTATCAGATCCTGTTGAACTGGGAGGAGATACAACTTTGCAGTGTTCAATACTCACAGATGCGTCTGCAGGAGATCACAGTGTGTACTGGTTCAGACATGGATCAGGAGAATCTCATCCaggaatcatttacactcatggaAACAGGAGTGATGAGTGTAAGAAAAGCTCTGAGACTGATTCTCCTACACAGAGCTGCGTCTACAAACTCCCCAAGAGAaacctcagcctctctgatgctggaacttactactgtgcTGTGCTCATGTGTGGAGAGATACTCTTTGGGAACGGAACTAAACTGGACTTTGCAG AGAACATTGTTTTGGACCCAACTCTTCTGGTTTTAGCCATGTCAAACATCATATCTGTGGCTTTGgttttgtttctttgcataaaatcacacaacCGTTTTCATAAAG AAACTGCTGAAAGTCACACAGTTCAAGCATATCAG GCTGAAGACACTGACGCTTTGAACTATGCAGCTCTAAGCTTTGCTCAGTCGTCCTCCTCAAGAAGAagcagaataaagaacagcagtGATCAGCCTGTGTACACACAGGTAAACACCCATCAGTAG